The following coding sequences lie in one Montipora foliosa isolate CH-2021 chromosome 11, ASM3666993v2, whole genome shotgun sequence genomic window:
- the LOC137974944 gene encoding uncharacterized protein has protein sequence MFEDPAFLVAVSFSYICLCFVLTFFKYEVIFRIGVILVVAFGFFSPILYGLPYIIILWRILVGLNVATDQKLHIGRLNEQIDRDKAEFSGSTTLNHWAVVIQDSGGYVYTHAVGNVVSGGGRKIPFREMKKDTRSKYHLDQVGFVTQNQRETKTRELVDAEPMVSGNSCQEYAVDIAFQLSSSRTYTFVKIMALPRMRNTVLFIAVALSTAFAVYDHPYACVLNPLFFINLFAAWELSRIGIHNQAQEVDLRYISSVFRAYFIYPRTGDFFLLFFICGCFAYIYQQVDNRVFIVICSLLFVVVLVLLRRRE, from the coding sequence ATGTTCGAAGACCCCGCGTTCCTTGTTGCTGTCTCTTTCAGTTATATTTGCTTATGTTTTGTCCTCACCTTTTTCAAGTACGAAGTGATTTTCAGGATAGGAGTTATTTTAGTGGTAGCCTTTGGCTTTTTTTCCCCAATACTCTATGGACTTCCCTACATTATTATTCTATGGAGAATACTTGTGGGATTGAATGTCGCCACTGATCAAAAGCTTCACATAGGAAGGCTCAATGAGCAAATAGACAGGGACAAGGCAGAATTTTCTGGTTCCACTACCCTCAACCATTGGGCAGTGGTGATACAGGATAGTGGTGGATACGTCTACACACACGCTGTTGGAAATGTTGTATCTGGTGGAGGAAGAAAGATTCCGTttagagaaatgaaaaaggatacACGAAGCAAATACCATCTCGACCAAGTCGGCTTTGTCACTCAAAATCAGAGAGAAACGAAAACCAGAGAGCTTGTGGATGCCGAGCCGATGGTTTCTGGTAACAGTTGTCAAGAGTATGCAGTAGATATTGCCTTTCAACTCTCCAGTTCTCGCACATACACATTTGTTAAGATCATGGCATTACCTCGAATGCGAAACACCGTCTTGTTCATTGCAGTGGCACTATCAACTGCGTTTGCAGTGTATGACCACCCTTACGCTTGTGTGTTAAACCCGCTGTTCTTCATCAATCTGTTCGCTGCTTGGGAGCTGTCTCGTATTGGCATCCATAACCAAGCACAGGAAGTTGATCTCCGGTATATATCCTCAGTTTTTCGGGCATACTTTATATATCCGAGAACGGGGGACTTCTTTCTGCTCTTCTTCATTTGTGGGTGCTTTGCCTACATTTATCAACAAGTGGACAACAGAGTGTTCATTGTAATATGCAGTTTATTGTTTGTGGTTGTCCTGGTGCTATTGAGACGAAGAGAGTGA
- the LOC137975544 gene encoding uncharacterized protein isoform X3, protein MTLTFRHHLRYRPRDHQLRMPQLQQIRKQGMKQILKAKWLLKKFSDEGFYIFHNNRLLNKSVMCEVSVTGFSRGDSSYKSQLYFELHYGTRSLQSRKERNIRN, encoded by the exons ATGACTTTGACATTCCGGCATCATTTGAGATATCGTCCCCGCGACCATCAACTCCGAATGCCTCAACTTCAGCAAATCAGGAAACAGGGAATGAAACAG ATACTGAAGGCCAAGTGGTTATTAAAGAAATTCTCTGACGAGGGATTTTACATCTTCCACAACAATCGCTTGCTCAACAAGTCTGTTATGTGTG AAGTATCAGTTACTGGGTTTTCCAGGGGCGATTCTTCCTATAAATCTCAGTTGTACTTTGAGTTGCACTATGGCACTAGAAGTTTGCAAAgcaggaaagaaagaaacataAGAAACTGA
- the LOC137975544 gene encoding uncharacterized protein isoform X1, producing MTLTFRHHLRYRPRDHQLRMPQLQQIRKQGMKQILKAKWLLKKFSDEGFYIFHNNRLLNKSVMCGIGGAHDKPRQEFLKMAQRKIKANCQVQVQLRPEPTNGKDKNTIAIDLNHGNGWFHCYIAREFTVLLHTLIENEKLLTYR from the exons ATGACTTTGACATTCCGGCATCATTTGAGATATCGTCCCCGCGACCATCAACTCCGAATGCCTCAACTTCAGCAAATCAGGAAACAGGGAATGAAACAG ATACTGAAGGCCAAGTGGTTATTAAAGAAATTCTCTGACGAGGGATTTTACATCTTCCACAACAATCGCTTGCTCAACAAGTCTGTTATGTGTG GTATTGGTGGCGCCCACGACAAGCCAAGAcaggaatttttgaaaatggcacagagaaaaataaaagcaaactgTCAGGtccaagtgcagctgagacCAGAGCCAACTAATGGCAAGGACAAAAATACCATAGCCATTGACTTGAACCATGGTAATGGATGGTTTCATTGTTACATTGCCAGAGAATTCACAGTTTTATTGCATACACTAATTGAAAATGAGAAATTGTTGACATACAGGTAA
- the LOC137975544 gene encoding uncharacterized protein isoform X2, producing the protein MTLTFRHHLRYRPRDHQLRMPQLQQIRKQGMKQILKAKWLLKKFSDEGFYIFHNNRLLNKSVMCGLTTAISISLFVIFVAMAIFVYKPRWKRQVRIHQANDQFVPV; encoded by the exons ATGACTTTGACATTCCGGCATCATTTGAGATATCGTCCCCGCGACCATCAACTCCGAATGCCTCAACTTCAGCAAATCAGGAAACAGGGAATGAAACAG ATACTGAAGGCCAAGTGGTTATTAAAGAAATTCTCTGACGAGGGATTTTACATCTTCCACAACAATCGCTTGCTCAACAAGTCTGTTATGTGTG GTTTGACTACAGCTATAAGCATTAGCCTCTTTGTGATTTTTGTTGCGATGGCGATCTTTGTTTACAAGCCGAGATGGAAAAGACAAGTTAGAATACATCAGGCTAATGACCAATTTGTTCCTGTATGA